One Streptosporangium sp. NBC_01495 DNA window includes the following coding sequences:
- a CDS encoding TIGR03620 family F420-dependent LLM class oxidoreductase, producing MQKRRIPVVDLPILKQRLGKVGVWLSLLGGESAATSRGVAAAIEDLGYGALWIAEVPGGKESLVNSAILLSGTRKLMVATGIANIYGRDAAAAVAGANALAEMSSGRFVLGLGVSHAPLVTIRGHEYGRPTETMRAYLDAMDRAPYDAPLPEPPARVLAALRTKMLRMAAERSHGAHTYFVTPEHTAMARETIGPDLLLVPEQAVVLETDADRARTIARDYMAFYLKLPNYLNHLRTLGWPDADLVDGGSDALVDAIVCWGDPETISERVRAHHEAGADHVCVQPLADNVQGCLDTLRSLAPVLIR from the coding sequence ATGCAGAAGCGACGTATCCCAGTGGTCGACCTGCCCATACTCAAGCAGCGCCTGGGCAAGGTCGGCGTGTGGCTCTCGCTCCTGGGCGGGGAATCGGCCGCCACGAGCCGCGGGGTCGCCGCGGCCATCGAGGATCTCGGTTACGGGGCTCTCTGGATCGCCGAGGTTCCCGGCGGCAAGGAGTCCCTGGTCAACTCCGCGATCCTGCTCTCCGGCACCCGGAAGCTCATGGTCGCCACCGGTATCGCCAACATCTACGGGCGGGACGCGGCCGCCGCGGTCGCCGGGGCGAACGCCCTGGCCGAGATGTCGTCGGGTCGCTTCGTCCTCGGCCTCGGCGTGAGCCACGCCCCGCTGGTCACCATCCGCGGACATGAGTACGGGCGACCTACCGAGACCATGCGCGCGTACCTCGACGCCATGGACCGGGCGCCCTACGACGCGCCCCTGCCCGAGCCGCCGGCCCGGGTACTCGCCGCGCTGCGGACGAAGATGCTGCGAATGGCCGCCGAGCGCTCTCACGGCGCGCACACCTACTTCGTCACCCCCGAGCACACCGCCATGGCCCGGGAGACCATCGGCCCCGACCTGTTGCTCGTTCCCGAGCAGGCGGTGGTCCTGGAGACCGACGCCGACCGGGCCCGGACGATCGCCCGGGACTACATGGCGTTCTACCTGAAGCTGCCCAACTATCTGAACCATCTGCGCACGCTCGGCTGGCCCGACGCCGATCTCGTCGACGGCGGCAGCGACGCTCTCGTCGACGCGATCGTCTGCTGGGGTGACCCCGAGACGATCTCCGAGCGGGTCCGCGCTCACCACGAGGCCGGAGCCGACCACGTGTGCGTCCAGCCTCTGGCCGACAATGTGCAGGGGTGTCTGGACACCCTCCGGTCGCTCGCCCCGGTTCTCATCCGCTGA
- a CDS encoding RDD family protein → MTIAPQVPATPTLAARRYRFAASLIDGLICLIAISPVYSLLEDVEVSEESALIRYLNPYAGNPNWPIEVAVTALFTVYFWVQHALWGQTLGKRLFRLKVVSSATGEPPSLRNAGIRALVHPAMTSVPYIGVLLNLVDMMWIFGDSNRRCLHDVIAKTVVIDLGGPNAKRRGGSGFLFGLGIIVALFAAFVLISMLLAL, encoded by the coding sequence ATGACGATCGCCCCCCAAGTTCCGGCAACACCGACTCTCGCCGCTAGGCGTTACCGTTTTGCGGCCTCCCTTATCGACGGTCTGATCTGTCTCATAGCGATCTCGCCGGTTTATTCACTGCTTGAAGATGTCGAGGTGTCTGAGGAATCGGCCCTCATCCGTTATCTCAACCCCTACGCGGGGAATCCCAACTGGCCGATCGAAGTCGCGGTCACCGCCCTCTTCACCGTCTACTTCTGGGTACAGCACGCGCTGTGGGGCCAGACGCTCGGCAAGCGACTCTTCCGCTTGAAGGTGGTGTCCAGCGCGACCGGAGAACCACCGAGCCTCCGTAATGCGGGAATCCGCGCTCTTGTCCACCCTGCCATGACGTCGGTGCCGTATATCGGGGTGCTGCTCAATCTGGTCGACATGATGTGGATATTCGGCGATTCGAACCGCCGATGCCTCCATGACGTGATTGCCAAAACCGTCGTGATCGACCTTGGCGGCCCCAACGCGAAAAGGCGCGGAGGGTCCGGCTTCCTGTTCGGCCTGGGCATCATCGTCGCCCTCTTCGCCGCTTTCGTGCTCATCTCCATGCTGCTGGCCTTGTAG
- a CDS encoding ADP-ribosylglycohydrolase family protein — MSPDPLARATASLHGLALGDAFGSQFFVPANRHALSDHLLPPAPWQWTDDTEMACSVYRVLADHGVIDQDRLAAGFATRHDFDRGYGPATNRMLRLVREGGDWRTLSTELFDGKGSWGNGAAMRVAPLGAWFADDLAQVVHQAALSARVTHAHPEAVAGAIAVAVAAATAATEPDLPSGRFLDRITEHVPASMVRDGIAEARRLLTISDPALAATMLGNGRQVSAHDTVPFTLWVAARERRDFEAAMWTTAAAGGDVDTTCAIVGGIVAASGSARPPAEWRRRCEPLPDWAGAPSLGREPGASDVGLERRGSGDRS, encoded by the coding sequence ATGTCCCCTGATCCTCTTGCGCGAGCCACCGCATCTCTTCACGGACTTGCTTTGGGCGACGCCTTCGGTTCCCAGTTCTTCGTCCCGGCCAACCGCCACGCCCTGTCCGACCACCTGCTTCCGCCCGCCCCCTGGCAGTGGACCGATGACACCGAGATGGCGTGTTCCGTCTACCGCGTCCTGGCCGATCACGGCGTCATCGACCAGGATCGGCTCGCCGCCGGCTTCGCCACCCGTCACGACTTCGACCGCGGGTACGGCCCGGCCACCAACCGGATGCTCCGCCTCGTCCGCGAAGGCGGTGACTGGCGGACGCTCTCGACCGAGCTGTTCGACGGCAAGGGCTCGTGGGGCAACGGCGCCGCGATGCGGGTGGCGCCGCTCGGAGCCTGGTTCGCCGATGATCTCGCGCAGGTCGTCCACCAGGCCGCCCTGTCGGCGCGGGTCACCCACGCCCACCCCGAAGCGGTGGCCGGCGCGATAGCCGTGGCCGTGGCCGCGGCGACGGCCGCCACGGAGCCCGATCTCCCGTCAGGGCGTTTCCTGGACAGGATCACAGAGCACGTGCCCGCGAGCATGGTCCGCGACGGCATCGCCGAGGCCCGGAGACTCCTCACCATCAGTGATCCCGCCCTCGCCGCCACGATGCTGGGCAACGGGCGGCAGGTCAGCGCGCACGACACGGTGCCCTTCACCCTCTGGGTCGCCGCTCGCGAACGCCGGGACTTCGAAGCGGCCATGTGGACCACCGCGGCAGCGGGTGGTGACGTCGACACCACCTGTGCGATCGTCGGCGGCATCGTCGCGGCCTCCGGGAGCGCCCGCCCGCCTGCGGAGTGGAGAAGGCGATGCGAGCCGCTACCGGACTGGGCAGGCGCCCCGTCCCTCGGCCGCGAGCCGGGCGCCTCAGACGTAGGGCTGGAGCGCCGGGGGAGCGGTGATCGATCCTGA